The following are encoded in a window of Longimicrobiaceae bacterium genomic DNA:
- a CDS encoding cytochrome c, whose translation MRIAELVGVAAALVLAAAPLAGCGDDGDAGARPGNVVEEPDDSALPTAPDVPLPQGVTAGMVGEGRKLFGTTCVVCHGPDAGGTQLGPSLRDGEWLNVSGEYDEIVGLIQQGVPEPEEHPVPMPPLGGGTFTAEQVRALAAYVYSLRRPSAAPGPAAAPDSAPREGT comes from the coding sequence ATGCGGATAGCGGAGCTGGTCGGGGTGGCGGCGGCGCTGGTGCTGGCGGCGGCGCCGCTGGCGGGGTGCGGCGACGACGGGGACGCGGGCGCGCGGCCGGGGAACGTGGTGGAGGAGCCGGACGACTCGGCGCTCCCCACGGCGCCCGACGTGCCGCTCCCGCAGGGGGTGACGGCGGGGATGGTGGGGGAGGGGCGGAAGCTCTTCGGCACCACCTGCGTGGTCTGCCACGGCCCCGACGCCGGGGGGACGCAGCTCGGCCCCTCGCTCCGCGACGGCGAGTGGCTGAACGTCTCGGGCGAGTACGACGAGATCGTGGGCCTCATCCAGCAGGGCGTCCCGGAGCCGGAGGAGCACCCGGTCCCCATGCCGCCCCTGGGCGGGGGGACCTTCACCGCGGAGCAGGTGCGGGCACTGGCGGCGTACGTGTACTCGCTCCGGCGGCCCTCGGCCGCGCCCGGACCGGCGGCCGCCCCGGATTCGGCACCGCGGGAGGGGACGTAA